One genomic region from Myripristis murdjan chromosome 7, fMyrMur1.1, whole genome shotgun sequence encodes:
- the mylk2 gene encoding myosin light chain kinase 2, skeletal/cardiac muscle, with protein sequence MASERGRMPSPQSGSTTLEDKIDSLAHQLELLLGTGPGGCPVCRTCSMHSHQHEATQRQLAAQSRLLEKLERKIEEMQKTLGMVKGTGAGQRDQEGLVTGPKPTGGGTKVDQPHPVNSLAVASLPAGQRAKNTFAAEKDNIHNEVAIHTPSKKQEGAGKGAHLITANSQEVKGQPVLEVAKSVQSAAVDLKSQSVIGRKAPVPQKPCRLAVPMVTVESPSLRHVSSCPDSLQRLQGSGPLDPGCPAVRNSTLGPGPECGIQIRVVSPAPDKTRKTSPPQICHKVIDDVPPQPAPFLHRCVSLCSSSVSDTFIIHQDVLGGGRFGKVHSCTERSSGLRLAAKIINTRNAKEKEMALNEVQVMNQLNHANILQLYDAFETRNQVVLILEYVEGGELFDRIVDESAPLTEVDAMVFVRQICEGLHYMHQMYVLHLDLKPENILCVNRTSHQVKIIDFGLARRYRPREKLRVNFGTPEFLAPEVVNFDFVSFPTDMWTLGVVTYMLVSGMSPFLGDDDCQTLSNVLAVNWYFDEEAFEHVSAEARDFISNLLIREKGGRLSAAQCLKHPWLNNISEKAKHNNIVLKSQVLLKKYMARRLWKKNYFAIAAANRLKKISSSGSLTSLGV encoded by the exons ATGGCTTCGGAGCGAGGCCGGATGCCTAGCCCACAGTCAGGTTCAACCACATTAGAAGACAAGATAGACAGCCTGGCTCACCAACTGGAGCTGCTCCTGGGGACAGGACCTGGCGGCTGCCCCGTGTGCCGGACCTGCAGCATGCACAGCCACCAACATGAGGCCACACAGAGACAACTGGCTGCTCAGTCCAGGCTGCTCGAGAAGCTGGAGAGGAAAATCGAGGAGATGCAGAAGACTCTTGGCATGGTCAAAG GTACAGGGGCAGGTCAGAGAGATCAGGAGGGGCTTGTGACAGGCCCAAAGCCCACTGGAGGAGGGACTAAAGTGGATCAACCTCATCCAGTCAATTCATTGGCAGTCGCATCACTGCCTGCTGGTCAGCGTGCCAAGAACACCTTTGCTgctgaaaag gACAACATTCACAATGAGGTCGCTATCCACACTCCATCCAAGAAACAGGAGGGCGCAGGAAAGGGAGCTCATCTGATTACTGCCAACTCtcaagaggtcaaaggtcaacctGTGTTAGAAGTGGCCAAGAGTGTCCAATCAGCTGCTGTCGACCTAAAGAGCCAGAGCGTGATCGGACGTAAAGCACCGGTGCCTCAAAAGCCCTGCCGATTGGCTGTTCCCATGGTGACGGTGGAGAGCCCCTCCCTCAGACATGTGTCCAGCTGTCCAGACTCTCTCCAGAG GCTGCAGGGCTCGGGGCCCTTAGATCCAGGCTGCCCTGCTGTGAGGAATTCAACCCTGGGTCCTGGTCCAGAATGTGGGATCCAGATCCGAGTGGTGTCTCCTGCACCTGACAAAACCAGGAAAACCTCGCCACCACAAATATGCCACAAAGTCATAG ATGATGTTCCTCCCCAGCCCGCTCCATTCCTCCATCgctgtgtttctctttgttcCTCCTCGGTTTCCGACActttcatcatccaccaagacgTCCTGGGAGG cggCCGCTTTGGAAAGGTTCACTCCTGCACAGAGAGGTCATCTGGACTGAGGCTGGCAGCCAAGATCATCAACACTCGCAACGCCaaggagaaa gagaTGGCATTGAATGAGGTGCAGGTGATGAACCAGCTGAATCATGCGAACATCCTCCAGCTGTATGACGCATTCGAGACCAGGAACCAAGTGGTGCTGATCCTGGAATA CGTGGAGGGAGGTGAGCTGTTTGACAGGATCGTCGATGAGAGCGCTCCTCTGACTGAGGTGGATGCCATGGTGTTTGTGAGGCAGATCTGTGAAGGCCTCCACTACATGCACCAGATGTACGTCCTCCACTTGGACCTGAAG CCAGAGAATATCCTCTGTGTGAATCGCACCAGCCACCAGGTGAAGATTATTGATTTTGGACTGGCCAGAAG ATACAGACCACGGGAGAAGCTGCGGGTCAACTTTGGGACTCCAGAGTTTCTGGCTCCTGAGGTGGTGAACTTTGACTTTGTCTCCTTCCCCACAGACATGTGGACTCTTGGCGTGGTCACCTACATGCT CGTGAGCGGCATGTCGCCCTTCCTGGGGGACGACGACTGCCAGACGCTCAGTAACGTGCTGGCGGTCAACTGGTACTTTGACGAGGAGGCCTTTGAGCACGTTTCAGCTGAAGCCAGGGACTTCATCTCCAACCTGCTGATCAGAGAGAAGGG AGGCCGCCTGAGTGCAGCCCAGTGTCTCAAACACCCGTGGCTCAACAACATTTCAGAGAAGGCCAAACATAACAACATAGTGCTCAAGTCCCAGGTCCTGCTGAAGAAGTACATGGCCAGGAGGCTGTGGAAG AAAAACTACTTTGCGATAGCAGCAGCGAACAGACTGAAGAAGATCAGCAGCTCAGGATCTCTGACCTCGCTGGGGGTCTGA
- the tpx2 gene encoding targeting protein for Xklp2 isoform X2 — protein MEQSDSRDDEASSSCYEFDAPSRVIDFKALDDADNADSWFEEQASGADAYLATPIRHDLAFGGTDKPDVPTAVVTPHVKKDMDAGPKNSSPPSNIVTSWGDAQPKRKTSAQPTAQPSRVLKRKEATSGPAAPPVKKHRSSESIARVRPFHPRGRSSANRPARRSSVNIRRSGRRNSRAVPKTRDAVASTSAHQNTSEEQELERIRNLQKEVAEHRKRNEASFKAALAGSQPTKKLALSTTVPKEFHFSTDARVKTDTASSANDKEGDFVGQLRKHAPTTTKALKGATVPKPFNLSTGNKRKVEESAAYVPMAQQIEQFERRTPTRYHLRSRQSQERGPSPVKSDHLKITQPHTPQLMTRQRSRPATAKSSAELEAEEVEKLNQFKFKALELNRKILENALKPKKPAVKEPTVPEGFKLQIEKRLQERQTKKPQEAEEKPGFHAQPLPTKMLEGVVGVPEKRVLHPTVPESPAFALKKRVRMDHKVEEVKQPSPVKAKPVPHFGLPFQPRLPEKNNVEVCPFSFEERERERRALKEKRLEGMRNEEAPKFKAQPLPDFDAVVLPPKKVLEPTKPEPFRLLIDERGATKTERWEQTLKEEQKRQEEAAIFKARPNNIIHKEPFQPKKESRPALVAEPFELSTERRAREWQEFERLASEKEAIRARLEEEQRREEEEREKEEIAKMRQEQVHKAQPIRRYKPVSLKKSDMALTVPQSPNFSDRFRL, from the exons ATGGAACAAAGCGACTCCAGGGATGATGAGGCTTCATCCAGCTGCTATGAGTTCGATGCCCCGTCCCGTGTAATTGACTTCAAAGCCTTGGATGATGCAGATAACGCAGACAGCTGGTTTG AAGAGCAGGCCAGTGGAGCAGATGCTTACCTGGCCACCCCTATCAGACATGATCTGGCGTTTGGAGGAACAGACAAACCTGATGTGCCCACAGCCGTTGTAACTCCTCATGTCAAGAAAGATATGGATGCAG GACCCAAAAACTCATCACCACCCTCAAACATTGTCACATCCTGGGGTGATGCCCAGCCAAAGAGGAAGACCTCTGCTCAGCCCACTGCCCAACCAAGCAG ggtGTTGAAGCGTAAGGAGGCAACCAGTGGTCCAGCTGCACCACCGGTCAAGAAACACAGAAG CAGTGAGTCCATAGCTCGTGTAAGACCATTTCATCCACGTGGAAG GAGCAGTGCAAACCGGCCAGCCCGACGATCCAGTGTTAACATCCGCAGGAGTGGGCGGCGGAACTCAAGAGCTGTCCCCAAGACCCGGGATGCAGTTGCTAGTACCAGTGCACA CCAAAATACTTCTGAGGAACAGGAACTGGAGCGCATCAGGAATCTCCAGAAGGAAGTGGCTGAACATCGCAAGAGGAATGAGGCGAGCTTCAAAGCTGCTTTGGCTGGCA GTCAGCCAACAAAGAAGTTGGCCCTGTCCACAACAGTGCCTAAAGAGTTTCACTTCAGCACAGATGCTCGTGTCAAGACGGACACTGCTTCCAGTGCAAATGACAAGGAAGGGGACTTTGTTGGTCAGCTCCGCAAACACGCCCCCACCACA ACAAAGGCTCTGAAAGGTGCTACAGTGCCTAAGCCCTTCAACCTGTCTACAGGCAACAAGAGAAAGGTAGAGGAGTCAGCTGCCTATGTGCCCATGGCTCAGCAGATTGAGCAGTTCGAGAGAAGAACCCCCACCCGCTACCATTTACGCAGCCGTCAGAGTCAGGAGAGAG GGCCCTCACCAGTGAAAAGTGACCATCTGAAGATCACCCAGCCCCACACCCCTCAGCTGATGACCCGCCAGCGGAGCCGACCCGCCACTGCTAAGAGCAGTGCTGAGCTGGAGGCTGAGGAGGTGGAAAAACTCAACCA GTTTAAATTTAAGGCCCTGGAGTTGAATAGAAAGATACTGGAGAACGCATTGAAACCAAAGAAGCCAGCTGTGAAGGAACCCACCGTACCGGAAGGCTTTAAGCTGCAGATAGAGAAAAGACTGCAGGAGAGGCAGACCAAGAAGCCCCAGGAGGCTGAAGAGAAGCCAGGTTTCCATGCCCAGCCGTTGCCCACAAAAATGTTGGAAGGCGTGGTG GGGGTGCCAGAGAAGAGGGTTCTTCACCCGACTGTCCCAGAGTCCCCAGCTTTTGCTCTTAAGAAGAGGGTTCGCATGGACCACAAGGTTGAGGAA GTAAAACAACCATCACCAGTCAAGGCCAAACCAGTGCCTCACTTTGGCCTGCCCTTCCAGCCGCGGCTGCCAGAGAAGAACAATGTGGAGGTCTGTCCTTTCTCTTTTGAGGAGAGGGAACGAGAAAGGAGGGCACTGAAAGAGAAGAGACTCGAAGGCATGAGAAATGAGGAG GCACCAAAGTTCAAGGCGCAGCCTCTGCCTGACTTTGACGCAGTGGTGCTCCCACCAAAGAAGGTGTTGGAGCCCACCAAGCCCGAGCCTTTTAGGCTGCTTATTGATGAAAGGGGAGCTACTAAAACTGAACGCTGGGAGCAAACG CTGAAGGAAGAGCAAAAACGACAAGAAGAAGCAGCCATATTcaaagcaaggcccaacaataTTATTCATAAAGAGCCTTTCCAGCCCAAGAAGGAGAGCCGGCCTGCTCTGG TTGCAGAGCCCTTTGAGCTGTCAACAGAGCGGCGGGCCAGGGAGTGGCAGGAGTTTGAGCGGCTGGCCAGCGAGAAGGAGGCCATCAGGGCTCGCCTGGAAGAGGAGCAGcgacgagaggaggaggagcgggagaAGGAGGAAATAGCCAAGATGCGTCAAGAACAG GTCCACAAGGCTCAGCCCATCAGGCGGTATAAACCAGTGTCGCTGAAGAAGAGTGACATGGCGCTCACAGTTCCACAGTCCCCCAACTTCTCTGACCGCTTCCGCCTGTAA
- the tpx2 gene encoding targeting protein for Xklp2 isoform X3, which yields MEQSDSRDDEASSSCYEFDAPSRVIDFKALDDADNADSWFEEQASGADAYLATPIRHDLAFGGTDKPDVPTAVVTPHVKKDMDAGPKNSSPPSNIVTSWGDAQPKRKTSAQPTAQPSRVLKRKEATSGPAAPPVKKHRRSSANRPARRSSVNIRRSGRRNSRAVPKTRDAVASTSAHQNTSEEQELERIRNLQKEVAEHRKRNEASFKAALAGSQPTKKLALSTTVPKEFHFSTDARVKTDTASSANDKEGDFVGQLRKHAPTTTKALKGATVPKPFNLSTGNKRKVEESAAYVPMAQQIEQFERRTPTRYHLRSRQSQERGPSPVKSDHLKITQPHTPQLMTRQRSRPATAKSSAELEAEEVEKLNQFKFKALELNRKILENALKPKKPAVKEPTVPEGFKLQIEKRLQERQTKKPQEAEEKPGFHAQPLPTKMLEGVVGVPEKRVLHPTVPESPAFALKKRVRMDHKVEEVKQPSPVKAKPVPHFGLPFQPRLPEKNNVEVCPFSFEERERERRALKEKRLEGMRNEEAPKFKAQPLPDFDAVVLPPKKVLEPTKPEPFRLLIDERGATKTERWEQTLKEEQKRQEEAAIFKARPNNIIHKEPFQPKKESRPALEGTNCSTVAEPFELSTERRAREWQEFERLASEKEAIRARLEEEQRREEEEREKEEIAKMRQEQVHKAQPIRRYKPVSLKKSDMALTVPQSPNFSDRFRL from the exons ATGGAACAAAGCGACTCCAGGGATGATGAGGCTTCATCCAGCTGCTATGAGTTCGATGCCCCGTCCCGTGTAATTGACTTCAAAGCCTTGGATGATGCAGATAACGCAGACAGCTGGTTTG AAGAGCAGGCCAGTGGAGCAGATGCTTACCTGGCCACCCCTATCAGACATGATCTGGCGTTTGGAGGAACAGACAAACCTGATGTGCCCACAGCCGTTGTAACTCCTCATGTCAAGAAAGATATGGATGCAG GACCCAAAAACTCATCACCACCCTCAAACATTGTCACATCCTGGGGTGATGCCCAGCCAAAGAGGAAGACCTCTGCTCAGCCCACTGCCCAACCAAGCAG ggtGTTGAAGCGTAAGGAGGCAACCAGTGGTCCAGCTGCACCACCGGTCAAGAAACACAGAAG GAGCAGTGCAAACCGGCCAGCCCGACGATCCAGTGTTAACATCCGCAGGAGTGGGCGGCGGAACTCAAGAGCTGTCCCCAAGACCCGGGATGCAGTTGCTAGTACCAGTGCACA CCAAAATACTTCTGAGGAACAGGAACTGGAGCGCATCAGGAATCTCCAGAAGGAAGTGGCTGAACATCGCAAGAGGAATGAGGCGAGCTTCAAAGCTGCTTTGGCTGGCA GTCAGCCAACAAAGAAGTTGGCCCTGTCCACAACAGTGCCTAAAGAGTTTCACTTCAGCACAGATGCTCGTGTCAAGACGGACACTGCTTCCAGTGCAAATGACAAGGAAGGGGACTTTGTTGGTCAGCTCCGCAAACACGCCCCCACCACA ACAAAGGCTCTGAAAGGTGCTACAGTGCCTAAGCCCTTCAACCTGTCTACAGGCAACAAGAGAAAGGTAGAGGAGTCAGCTGCCTATGTGCCCATGGCTCAGCAGATTGAGCAGTTCGAGAGAAGAACCCCCACCCGCTACCATTTACGCAGCCGTCAGAGTCAGGAGAGAG GGCCCTCACCAGTGAAAAGTGACCATCTGAAGATCACCCAGCCCCACACCCCTCAGCTGATGACCCGCCAGCGGAGCCGACCCGCCACTGCTAAGAGCAGTGCTGAGCTGGAGGCTGAGGAGGTGGAAAAACTCAACCA GTTTAAATTTAAGGCCCTGGAGTTGAATAGAAAGATACTGGAGAACGCATTGAAACCAAAGAAGCCAGCTGTGAAGGAACCCACCGTACCGGAAGGCTTTAAGCTGCAGATAGAGAAAAGACTGCAGGAGAGGCAGACCAAGAAGCCCCAGGAGGCTGAAGAGAAGCCAGGTTTCCATGCCCAGCCGTTGCCCACAAAAATGTTGGAAGGCGTGGTG GGGGTGCCAGAGAAGAGGGTTCTTCACCCGACTGTCCCAGAGTCCCCAGCTTTTGCTCTTAAGAAGAGGGTTCGCATGGACCACAAGGTTGAGGAA GTAAAACAACCATCACCAGTCAAGGCCAAACCAGTGCCTCACTTTGGCCTGCCCTTCCAGCCGCGGCTGCCAGAGAAGAACAATGTGGAGGTCTGTCCTTTCTCTTTTGAGGAGAGGGAACGAGAAAGGAGGGCACTGAAAGAGAAGAGACTCGAAGGCATGAGAAATGAGGAG GCACCAAAGTTCAAGGCGCAGCCTCTGCCTGACTTTGACGCAGTGGTGCTCCCACCAAAGAAGGTGTTGGAGCCCACCAAGCCCGAGCCTTTTAGGCTGCTTATTGATGAAAGGGGAGCTACTAAAACTGAACGCTGGGAGCAAACG CTGAAGGAAGAGCAAAAACGACAAGAAGAAGCAGCCATATTcaaagcaaggcccaacaataTTATTCATAAAGAGCCTTTCCAGCCCAAGAAGGAGAGCCGGCCTGCTCTGG AAGGCACTAATTGCTCCACAGTTGCAGAGCCCTTTGAGCTGTCAACAGAGCGGCGGGCCAGGGAGTGGCAGGAGTTTGAGCGGCTGGCCAGCGAGAAGGAGGCCATCAGGGCTCGCCTGGAAGAGGAGCAGcgacgagaggaggaggagcgggagaAGGAGGAAATAGCCAAGATGCGTCAAGAACAG GTCCACAAGGCTCAGCCCATCAGGCGGTATAAACCAGTGTCGCTGAAGAAGAGTGACATGGCGCTCACAGTTCCACAGTCCCCCAACTTCTCTGACCGCTTCCGCCTGTAA
- the tpx2 gene encoding targeting protein for Xklp2 isoform X1, with amino-acid sequence MEQSDSRDDEASSSCYEFDAPSRVIDFKALDDADNADSWFEEQASGADAYLATPIRHDLAFGGTDKPDVPTAVVTPHVKKDMDAGPKNSSPPSNIVTSWGDAQPKRKTSAQPTAQPSRVLKRKEATSGPAAPPVKKHRSSESIARVRPFHPRGRSSANRPARRSSVNIRRSGRRNSRAVPKTRDAVASTSAHQNTSEEQELERIRNLQKEVAEHRKRNEASFKAALAGSQPTKKLALSTTVPKEFHFSTDARVKTDTASSANDKEGDFVGQLRKHAPTTTKALKGATVPKPFNLSTGNKRKVEESAAYVPMAQQIEQFERRTPTRYHLRSRQSQERGPSPVKSDHLKITQPHTPQLMTRQRSRPATAKSSAELEAEEVEKLNQFKFKALELNRKILENALKPKKPAVKEPTVPEGFKLQIEKRLQERQTKKPQEAEEKPGFHAQPLPTKMLEGVVGVPEKRVLHPTVPESPAFALKKRVRMDHKVEEVKQPSPVKAKPVPHFGLPFQPRLPEKNNVEVCPFSFEERERERRALKEKRLEGMRNEEAPKFKAQPLPDFDAVVLPPKKVLEPTKPEPFRLLIDERGATKTERWEQTLKEEQKRQEEAAIFKARPNNIIHKEPFQPKKESRPALEGTNCSTVAEPFELSTERRAREWQEFERLASEKEAIRARLEEEQRREEEEREKEEIAKMRQEQVHKAQPIRRYKPVSLKKSDMALTVPQSPNFSDRFRL; translated from the exons ATGGAACAAAGCGACTCCAGGGATGATGAGGCTTCATCCAGCTGCTATGAGTTCGATGCCCCGTCCCGTGTAATTGACTTCAAAGCCTTGGATGATGCAGATAACGCAGACAGCTGGTTTG AAGAGCAGGCCAGTGGAGCAGATGCTTACCTGGCCACCCCTATCAGACATGATCTGGCGTTTGGAGGAACAGACAAACCTGATGTGCCCACAGCCGTTGTAACTCCTCATGTCAAGAAAGATATGGATGCAG GACCCAAAAACTCATCACCACCCTCAAACATTGTCACATCCTGGGGTGATGCCCAGCCAAAGAGGAAGACCTCTGCTCAGCCCACTGCCCAACCAAGCAG ggtGTTGAAGCGTAAGGAGGCAACCAGTGGTCCAGCTGCACCACCGGTCAAGAAACACAGAAG CAGTGAGTCCATAGCTCGTGTAAGACCATTTCATCCACGTGGAAG GAGCAGTGCAAACCGGCCAGCCCGACGATCCAGTGTTAACATCCGCAGGAGTGGGCGGCGGAACTCAAGAGCTGTCCCCAAGACCCGGGATGCAGTTGCTAGTACCAGTGCACA CCAAAATACTTCTGAGGAACAGGAACTGGAGCGCATCAGGAATCTCCAGAAGGAAGTGGCTGAACATCGCAAGAGGAATGAGGCGAGCTTCAAAGCTGCTTTGGCTGGCA GTCAGCCAACAAAGAAGTTGGCCCTGTCCACAACAGTGCCTAAAGAGTTTCACTTCAGCACAGATGCTCGTGTCAAGACGGACACTGCTTCCAGTGCAAATGACAAGGAAGGGGACTTTGTTGGTCAGCTCCGCAAACACGCCCCCACCACA ACAAAGGCTCTGAAAGGTGCTACAGTGCCTAAGCCCTTCAACCTGTCTACAGGCAACAAGAGAAAGGTAGAGGAGTCAGCTGCCTATGTGCCCATGGCTCAGCAGATTGAGCAGTTCGAGAGAAGAACCCCCACCCGCTACCATTTACGCAGCCGTCAGAGTCAGGAGAGAG GGCCCTCACCAGTGAAAAGTGACCATCTGAAGATCACCCAGCCCCACACCCCTCAGCTGATGACCCGCCAGCGGAGCCGACCCGCCACTGCTAAGAGCAGTGCTGAGCTGGAGGCTGAGGAGGTGGAAAAACTCAACCA GTTTAAATTTAAGGCCCTGGAGTTGAATAGAAAGATACTGGAGAACGCATTGAAACCAAAGAAGCCAGCTGTGAAGGAACCCACCGTACCGGAAGGCTTTAAGCTGCAGATAGAGAAAAGACTGCAGGAGAGGCAGACCAAGAAGCCCCAGGAGGCTGAAGAGAAGCCAGGTTTCCATGCCCAGCCGTTGCCCACAAAAATGTTGGAAGGCGTGGTG GGGGTGCCAGAGAAGAGGGTTCTTCACCCGACTGTCCCAGAGTCCCCAGCTTTTGCTCTTAAGAAGAGGGTTCGCATGGACCACAAGGTTGAGGAA GTAAAACAACCATCACCAGTCAAGGCCAAACCAGTGCCTCACTTTGGCCTGCCCTTCCAGCCGCGGCTGCCAGAGAAGAACAATGTGGAGGTCTGTCCTTTCTCTTTTGAGGAGAGGGAACGAGAAAGGAGGGCACTGAAAGAGAAGAGACTCGAAGGCATGAGAAATGAGGAG GCACCAAAGTTCAAGGCGCAGCCTCTGCCTGACTTTGACGCAGTGGTGCTCCCACCAAAGAAGGTGTTGGAGCCCACCAAGCCCGAGCCTTTTAGGCTGCTTATTGATGAAAGGGGAGCTACTAAAACTGAACGCTGGGAGCAAACG CTGAAGGAAGAGCAAAAACGACAAGAAGAAGCAGCCATATTcaaagcaaggcccaacaataTTATTCATAAAGAGCCTTTCCAGCCCAAGAAGGAGAGCCGGCCTGCTCTGG AAGGCACTAATTGCTCCACAGTTGCAGAGCCCTTTGAGCTGTCAACAGAGCGGCGGGCCAGGGAGTGGCAGGAGTTTGAGCGGCTGGCCAGCGAGAAGGAGGCCATCAGGGCTCGCCTGGAAGAGGAGCAGcgacgagaggaggaggagcgggagaAGGAGGAAATAGCCAAGATGCGTCAAGAACAG GTCCACAAGGCTCAGCCCATCAGGCGGTATAAACCAGTGTCGCTGAAGAAGAGTGACATGGCGCTCACAGTTCCACAGTCCCCCAACTTCTCTGACCGCTTCCGCCTGTAA